One segment of Microbispora sp. ZYX-F-249 DNA contains the following:
- a CDS encoding ABC transporter permease: protein MNFALLRSLLRGRWTGLVGSFVALCLGTVILSATTLLLASAGPRVPERYAAAPLLVRVPGTPGEENGFGENRPWSPETAGSLVRALTSVPGVAAAVPDRAFYAQAVVGGRPAGAHEARSWSVAALAPYRLVAGRAPVSAGEVVLDRALGLVPGSPVTLLTARGPAPYTVTGLTDGPGPYVSDGEAGRLGGGVRVVGLLIRPGADLAAVRAAVSRAVRGVAGESGEVLAGPDRAAAESAADARTRWIGMQVLTAMALLGGFVSVFLVASTFAFRVHQRRREFGLLRAAGATPRQIRLIVYGEALAVGVAAATAGTLLGAAVAPAVGEALVAAGVEPSSFGVRFTPWPPAGAVAAGIAAALLGAWSAARRAARVRPLEALREHAAGGGPMTRTRWIAGTVAVAGGLAMAVASGSAREDALVNDVLLAAMALIAGLTLLAPVVLPPLVRALAWPMARSAVGMLAGRGAATAVRRTAATAAPVLLTVGFAVLVTGMVRTTAAAYTVEGAAGGGATAVLVPDAAPGLPDAALRAASAATAPLPATVWGDRPFAALGGAGLGDLGGLDGRAGLGDLGGLDGLDDDAMAVAGWIARDHGWRTGDRVPITFEDGRTVRLRVAAVLAEAPAEVLVSRDTLRAHDPSALTSEAYVSGPPGRAFPGLGAKTVSVADRVAGEQAEEDRLVWLFTLLLVGVSAGYAGLAIVNAQVMAASARVRDVVVLRLTGATRRQAIAATAAEAALVTGTGTVLGFAVAVPALLGMRAGLAEMAGGAVPLVVPWPTVAAIVALCLVLATTSSTIFTFNTSAAKRKRQTEADQGPFTRADA, encoded by the coding sequence GTGAATTTCGCCCTGCTGCGCTCCCTGCTCCGTGGCCGGTGGACCGGGCTCGTGGGCAGTTTCGTCGCGCTCTGCCTCGGCACCGTGATCCTCTCCGCGACCACGCTGCTGCTGGCCTCCGCCGGCCCGCGCGTGCCCGAGCGGTACGCCGCCGCCCCCCTGCTCGTACGCGTCCCCGGCACGCCCGGCGAGGAGAACGGCTTCGGGGAGAACCGGCCCTGGTCCCCCGAGACCGCCGGGTCGCTGGTCCGCGCGCTGACGTCCGTGCCCGGCGTCGCGGCGGCCGTGCCCGACCGTGCCTTCTACGCCCAGGCCGTCGTCGGCGGCAGGCCGGCGGGCGCGCACGAGGCCCGGAGCTGGAGCGTCGCCGCGCTGGCGCCGTACCGGCTGGTGGCCGGCCGGGCGCCGGTGAGCGCCGGGGAGGTGGTGCTCGACCGCGCGCTCGGGCTCGTGCCGGGCTCGCCCGTCACGCTGCTGACGGCGCGCGGACCGGCGCCGTACACGGTCACCGGCCTCACCGACGGCCCCGGGCCGTACGTGTCGGACGGCGAGGCCGGGCGGCTTGGGGGCGGTGTCAGGGTCGTCGGGCTGCTCATCCGGCCGGGGGCCGATCTCGCCGCGGTACGGGCCGCCGTGTCGCGTGCCGTACGCGGGGTGGCCGGCGAGTCCGGGGAGGTGCTCGCGGGACCGGACCGGGCGGCGGCCGAATCCGCCGCCGACGCCCGGACCCGCTGGATCGGCATGCAGGTGCTGACCGCGATGGCACTGCTCGGCGGTTTCGTGTCCGTGTTCCTGGTGGCCTCCACCTTCGCGTTCCGGGTGCACCAGCGGCGTCGTGAGTTCGGTCTGCTGCGGGCGGCCGGCGCGACCCCGCGTCAGATCCGCCTGATCGTGTACGGCGAGGCGCTCGCCGTCGGCGTGGCCGCGGCCACGGCCGGGACCCTGCTGGGGGCCGCCGTCGCGCCCGCGGTGGGCGAGGCGCTCGTCGCGGCGGGCGTCGAGCCCTCCTCGTTCGGCGTGCGGTTCACGCCGTGGCCGCCCGCGGGGGCGGTCGCGGCCGGGATCGCGGCGGCCCTGCTCGGCGCGTGGTCGGCGGCACGCCGGGCCGCCCGGGTCCGTCCCCTGGAGGCGCTGCGCGAGCACGCGGCGGGCGGCGGGCCGATGACGCGGACGCGGTGGATCGCGGGGACGGTGGCCGTGGCCGGGGGCCTGGCCATGGCGGTGGCGAGCGGTTCGGCCCGGGAGGACGCGCTGGTGAACGACGTCCTGCTCGCCGCGATGGCGCTGATCGCCGGGCTCACGTTGCTCGCGCCGGTCGTCCTCCCGCCGCTCGTGCGGGCCCTCGCGTGGCCGATGGCCAGGTCGGCGGTGGGCATGCTGGCGGGGCGCGGCGCGGCGACGGCCGTGCGGCGCACCGCCGCCACCGCGGCCCCGGTGCTGCTCACGGTCGGCTTCGCCGTGCTCGTCACCGGCATGGTGCGCACGACCGCCGCGGCGTACACCGTGGAGGGGGCCGCGGGCGGCGGCGCGACGGCGGTGCTGGTGCCCGACGCCGCCCCGGGCCTGCCGGACGCGGCGCTGCGGGCGGCCTCGGCCGCCACGGCCCCGCTTCCCGCCACCGTGTGGGGCGACAGGCCGTTCGCCGCGCTCGGCGGCGCCGGCCTCGGCGATCTCGGCGGTCTCGACGGTCGCGCCGGCCTCGGCGATCTCGGCGGTCTCGACGGTCTCGACGACGACGCGATGGCGGTCGCCGGGTGGATCGCGCGGGATCACGGCTGGCGGACGGGAGACCGCGTGCCGATCACCTTCGAGGACGGCCGGACCGTGCGCCTGCGGGTCGCGGCGGTCCTGGCCGAAGCTCCGGCGGAGGTGCTGGTCTCCCGGGACACGCTCCGCGCCCACGACCCGTCGGCGCTGACCTCCGAGGCGTACGTGTCCGGGCCGCCCGGACGCGCCTTCCCCGGCCTGGGGGCGAAGACGGTGAGCGTGGCCGACCGCGTGGCCGGCGAGCAGGCGGAGGAGGACCGGCTCGTCTGGCTGTTCACGCTCCTGCTGGTCGGGGTCTCGGCCGGCTACGCCGGTCTCGCGATCGTCAACGCGCAGGTCATGGCGGCGTCGGCGCGGGTCCGCGACGTCGTGGTCCTGCGCCTGACCGGCGCGACACGGCGGCAGGCGATCGCGGCGACCGCCGCCGAGGCGGCTCTCGTCACGGGAACGGGCACCGTGCTCGGCTTCGCGGTGGCCGTCCCCGCACTGCTGGGAATGCGCGCCGGGCTGGCGGAGATGGCCGGAGGCGCCGTCCCTCTGGTCGTTCCCTGGCCGACCGTGGCGGCGATCGTCGCCCTATGTCTCGTCTTGGCGACCACTTCCAGCACGATTTTCACATTCAACACTTCTGCCGCAAAACGTAAAAGACAGACAGAAGCGGATCAAGGGCCGTTTACCAGGGCAGACGCGTGA
- a CDS encoding sensor histidine kinase gives MPNFLRPRSIQARTAAMSAIVSLVVLTVIGTGVDIAIRNRIHSHLFMDTQRVATDWIASMGPNGIPAPPATHGDLVQLVDSGNRVITASRAASGRPPLTSPFPTGEDRLQYRIECPDKGRCVALTAVRVLPVQSRLFWNGEPHAVYAGRTEPGLLATRRLELFTAIGVLLMTAGWTWASWRAAGRTLRPVREIRERVTEISVRDLSLRVPQPPGRDEIAELARASNNFLERLDTSVRQQRHFASMVSHELRTPLAGLRTQLEEALLYREETDPYETIRTAVRTTERCQAIIDEMLTVARVRTAAATEPQPVDLGALAREEAAARTDGVPVRTEVKDEVTVLGNRVQLCGVLTNLLVNAQRHAYSEVAVTVERAGDEAVVTVLDDGDGIAPEDRERVFEPFVRLKDGRRRDPKGTGLGLALCRVTADAHRGTLRVEDSPRGARFVLRLPLPAGS, from the coding sequence ATGCCCAACTTTTTACGCCCGCGCTCGATCCAGGCGCGGACCGCCGCGATGAGCGCGATCGTCTCCCTGGTCGTCCTGACGGTGATCGGGACCGGTGTGGACATCGCCATCAGGAACCGGATCCACAGTCACCTCTTCATGGACACGCAGCGGGTGGCCACCGACTGGATCGCCTCGATGGGCCCCAACGGCATCCCCGCGCCGCCGGCGACGCACGGCGATCTCGTCCAGCTCGTCGACTCCGGCAACCGCGTGATCACCGCCAGCCGGGCGGCGAGCGGCAGGCCCCCGCTGACCTCCCCCTTCCCCACGGGGGAGGACCGCCTGCAGTACCGCATCGAGTGCCCGGACAAGGGGCGGTGCGTCGCGCTCACCGCCGTACGGGTTCTGCCGGTGCAGTCCCGGCTGTTCTGGAACGGCGAGCCGCACGCCGTGTACGCGGGCAGGACCGAGCCCGGCCTCCTGGCCACGCGGCGGCTGGAACTGTTCACCGCGATCGGAGTGCTGTTGATGACCGCCGGATGGACCTGGGCGAGCTGGCGTGCCGCGGGGCGCACGCTGCGTCCGGTCAGAGAGATTCGCGAGAGGGTGACGGAAATCAGCGTTCGCGACCTGAGCCTGCGGGTCCCCCAGCCACCCGGGCGTGACGAGATCGCCGAGCTCGCCCGGGCCTCCAACAACTTCCTCGAACGCCTCGACACCTCCGTGCGCCAGCAGCGACACTTCGCCTCGATGGTCTCCCATGAGCTGCGCACCCCGCTCGCCGGGCTGCGCACGCAACTGGAGGAGGCCCTGCTCTACCGCGAGGAGACCGATCCGTACGAGACGATCCGGACGGCGGTGCGCACCACCGAGCGGTGCCAGGCGATCATCGACGAGATGCTCACGGTCGCCCGCGTGCGCACGGCCGCGGCCACCGAACCCCAGCCGGTCGACCTCGGGGCGCTCGCGCGGGAGGAGGCCGCCGCCCGCACCGACGGCGTGCCCGTGCGGACCGAGGTCAAGGACGAGGTGACCGTGCTCGGCAACCGGGTCCAGCTGTGCGGCGTGCTGACCAACCTGCTGGTCAACGCGCAGCGGCACGCGTACAGCGAGGTGGCGGTCACGGTCGAGCGGGCCGGCGACGAGGCGGTCGTCACCGTGCTCGACGACGGCGACGGCATCGCGCCAGAGGACCGCGAGCGGGTCTTCGAGCCGTTCGTCCGTCTGAAGGACGGGCGCCGCCGCGACCCGAAAGGCACCGGGCTGGGCCTCGCCCTGTGCCGCGTCACGGCGGACGCCCATCGCGGGACGCTCCGGGTCGAGGACTCCCCGCGCGGCGCCCGCTTCGTCCTGCGCCTGCCACTGCCCGCAGGCTCCTGA
- the egtD gene encoding L-histidine N(alpha)-methyltransferase translates to MVTDHLGGDYLRQALENDVRAGLTSSPKWLPPKWFYDEAGSELFSRITRLAEYYPTRRELEILRRRAVDVAGLSRADTLVELGSGTSEKTVLLLDALANAGALRAYTPVDVDAVTLAAAAERLAVRYPGLDVRPVRADFEQHLGLLPRAGRRLVAFLGGTIGNLPPAAREVFLKELRATLRPGDTLLLGTDLVKDPVRLVRAYDDAQGVTAAFNRNVLHVLNRKLDAGFEPEAFEHVALWDEDNDWIEMRLRATRPMEVPIRALGLTVAFAEGEEMRTEISAKFRREGVLDELSRAGFAVCRWYTDSAGDFALTLAAVPPPRSIA, encoded by the coding sequence ATGGTTACCGATCATCTCGGCGGCGACTACCTGCGCCAGGCCCTGGAGAACGACGTACGCGCCGGGCTCACCTCGTCACCCAAGTGGCTGCCCCCCAAGTGGTTCTACGACGAGGCGGGCAGCGAGCTGTTCTCCCGGATCACCCGGCTGGCGGAGTACTACCCCACCCGGCGCGAGCTGGAGATCCTGCGCCGCCGCGCCGTCGACGTCGCGGGCCTCAGCCGCGCCGACACGCTCGTCGAGCTGGGCTCGGGCACCAGCGAGAAGACCGTGCTCCTGCTCGACGCGCTGGCCAACGCCGGGGCGCTGCGGGCCTACACGCCGGTCGACGTCGACGCCGTCACGCTGGCGGCCGCGGCCGAGCGGCTCGCCGTACGGTATCCGGGTCTGGACGTGCGGCCGGTGCGCGCCGACTTCGAGCAGCACCTGGGGCTGCTGCCCAGGGCGGGGAGGCGGCTGGTGGCCTTCCTCGGCGGCACGATCGGCAACCTGCCGCCCGCCGCGAGGGAGGTGTTCCTCAAGGAACTGCGGGCCACGCTGCGGCCGGGCGACACCCTGCTGCTCGGCACCGACCTGGTGAAGGACCCCGTCCGCCTGGTCAGGGCGTACGACGACGCGCAGGGAGTGACGGCCGCCTTCAACCGCAACGTGCTGCACGTGCTCAACCGGAAGCTGGACGCCGGCTTCGAGCCGGAGGCGTTCGAGCACGTGGCGCTGTGGGACGAGGACAACGACTGGATCGAGATGCGGCTGCGGGCCACCCGGCCGATGGAGGTCCCGATCAGGGCGCTCGGCCTCACGGTCGCCTTCGCCGAGGGCGAGGAGATGCGCACCGAGATCAGCGCCAAGTTCCGCCGGGAGGGAGTGCTCGACGAGCTGTCCCGAGCGGGTTTCGCGGTCTGCCGCTGGTACACCGACAGCGCCGGCGACTTCGCGCTGACCCTCGCCGCCGTCCCACCCCCCCGCTCCATCGCGTGA
- the egtC gene encoding ergothioneine biosynthesis protein EgtC — protein sequence MCRHAAWLGPERSLASLISDPEHGLLRQSYAPRMQKYGTVNADGFGFGWYDGPRPVRYRRTVPIWGDANMPGLAAVARSSCLIAAVRSATAGMPIEESATAPFADGPWLLSHNGRVRREAVRPLAADAESACDSAWLAAAVFARLRDGLPLAGVLAEVVRAAAEGDGEARLNLLVTGGSHLAAVAWGDTLFTHLERGVLVASEPLDDRPGWRAVPDRSLLLASPDGVSVTPID from the coding sequence ATGTGCCGCCACGCCGCGTGGCTGGGCCCGGAGCGGTCCCTGGCCTCGTTGATCAGCGACCCCGAGCACGGGCTGCTGCGCCAGTCGTACGCGCCGCGCATGCAGAAGTACGGGACGGTGAACGCCGACGGGTTCGGCTTCGGCTGGTACGACGGCCCGCGGCCCGTCCGGTACCGGCGTACGGTGCCCATCTGGGGGGACGCCAACATGCCCGGCCTCGCCGCCGTGGCACGGTCGTCCTGCCTCATCGCGGCGGTCAGGTCGGCCACGGCCGGCATGCCGATCGAGGAGAGCGCCACCGCGCCGTTCGCCGACGGGCCCTGGCTGCTCAGCCACAACGGCCGGGTCAGGCGCGAGGCCGTCAGGCCCCTCGCGGCCGACGCGGAGAGCGCGTGCGACTCGGCGTGGCTGGCCGCGGCCGTGTTCGCCCGGTTGCGGGACGGCCTGCCGCTCGCCGGCGTCCTGGCCGAGGTCGTCCGCGCGGCGGCCGAGGGCGACGGCGAGGCCCGGCTCAACCTGCTCGTCACGGGAGGCTCGCACCTGGCCGCCGTCGCGTGGGGCGACACGTTGTTCACGCACCTGGAGCGGGGGGTGCTCGTCGCCAGCGAACCGCTGGACGACCGGCCGGGCTGGCGGGCCGTGCCCGACCGGAGCCTGCTGCTCGCGTCCCCCGACGGCGTCTCGGTGACACCCATCGATTGA
- the egtB gene encoding ergothioneine biosynthesis protein EgtB, which produces MTDLDAVLGNAGPTGLKERIAAELEAVRERSLAYTDTDDDMLVRQHSPLMSPLVWDLAHVGNYEELWVLREVGGIEPLRPEIDHLYDAFKYPRKDRPSLPLLGPAEARKYISGVRGRVLDVLDLVDLTDPAPLRSGGYVFGLVLQHEHQHDETMLATLQLSRRPGLVRDGELPPGRPAGEPEVHIPAGVFTMGTDTVAWAYDNERPAHRIYLPGYWIDRHPVTNGAYMEFVEDGGYRDPRWWLPQGWEWAERTGVEAPLFWTRDGDTWWRIRFGREEPVPPDEPVQHVSWYEADAYARWAGKRLPTEAEWEKACGGRRYPWGEADPGHLGRWANLGHRAARPAPAGAFPDGASPYGVEQLMGDVWEWTDSWFQPYPGYRCFPYEEYSKVFFGETYRVLRGGSWATHPSAVRTTFRNWDYPIRRQIFAGFRCARSED; this is translated from the coding sequence GTGACCGATCTCGACGCCGTCCTGGGCAACGCCGGCCCGACCGGCCTGAAGGAGCGGATCGCGGCCGAGCTCGAGGCCGTACGCGAGCGGTCGCTCGCCTACACCGACACCGACGACGACATGCTCGTGCGCCAGCACTCGCCCCTGATGTCGCCGCTGGTCTGGGACCTCGCGCACGTCGGGAACTACGAGGAGCTGTGGGTGCTGCGGGAGGTGGGCGGCATCGAGCCGCTGCGCCCGGAGATCGACCACCTCTACGACGCGTTCAAGTACCCCCGCAAGGACCGGCCCTCGCTGCCGCTGCTCGGCCCGGCGGAGGCCAGGAAGTACATCTCCGGCGTACGCGGCCGGGTGCTCGACGTCCTCGACCTGGTGGACCTGACCGATCCCGCCCCGCTGCGGTCCGGCGGCTACGTCTTCGGGCTGGTGCTGCAGCACGAGCACCAGCACGACGAGACGATGCTCGCCACGCTCCAGCTGTCCCGGCGGCCCGGCCTGGTCCGCGACGGGGAACTGCCGCCGGGCCGGCCCGCCGGTGAGCCGGAGGTGCACATCCCCGCCGGGGTCTTCACGATGGGCACCGACACCGTGGCCTGGGCGTACGACAACGAGCGGCCGGCCCACCGGATCTACCTGCCGGGCTACTGGATCGACCGCCATCCCGTCACGAACGGGGCGTACATGGAGTTCGTCGAGGACGGCGGCTACCGCGATCCGCGCTGGTGGCTGCCGCAGGGCTGGGAGTGGGCCGAGCGGACCGGCGTGGAGGCCCCGTTGTTCTGGACCAGGGACGGGGACACCTGGTGGCGGATCCGCTTCGGCCGGGAGGAGCCCGTGCCGCCGGACGAGCCGGTGCAGCACGTCTCGTGGTACGAGGCCGACGCGTACGCCCGGTGGGCGGGCAAGCGCCTGCCGACCGAGGCCGAGTGGGAGAAGGCGTGCGGGGGTCGCAGGTACCCCTGGGGCGAGGCCGACCCCGGCCACCTCGGGCGCTGGGCCAACCTCGGCCACCGCGCCGCCCGGCCCGCGCCCGCCGGGGCCTTCCCGGACGGCGCGAGCCCCTACGGGGTGGAGCAGCTCATGGGAGACGTGTGGGAGTGGACGGACTCCTGGTTCCAGCCCTATCCCGGCTACCGCTGCTTCCCCTACGAGGAATACAGCAAGGTCTTCTTCGGGGAGACCTACCGGGTGCTGCGCGGCGGGTCGTGGGCCACCCACCCCTCCGCCGTGCGCACGACCTTCCGCAACTGGGACTACCCGATCCGGCGGCAGATCTTCGCCGGGTTCCGCTGCGCCCGCTCGGAGGACTGA
- the egtA gene encoding ergothioneine biosynthesis glutamate--cysteine ligase EgtA has protein sequence MTDVQNYARDCFRGVTSDRLGVELEFLVFDAEDPVLHVPVARIADALPTLPGGSRVTFEPGGQLELSAPPDVLPVAIAKLTADVGAVRLALARAGLRLGGRGLDTLRPPLRQLREPRYEAMAAFLGRPHGLTMMCSTASVQINLDFGDDPRVRWERAHALGPVLVAAFANSPAGGWASGRQAVWGRLDPSRTAPVARGGDPADDWARYLLDARLMLIRGAGGFVPVLDGSAFRDFARVAGRPPGEDDLAYHATTLFPPVRPRGWLEVRYLDAQGAAEWPVCVAVVHALVTDDRAAGAALEAARPVAHRWADAARLGLADPELRRSASACFRAAAEALPRLGAGPRLVARVRAFASRHIESGRSPAADQMEEMYA, from the coding sequence ATGACCGACGTGCAGAACTACGCCCGGGACTGCTTTCGCGGAGTCACCTCCGACCGGCTGGGCGTCGAGCTGGAGTTCCTGGTTTTCGACGCCGAGGACCCCGTGCTCCACGTCCCCGTCGCCAGGATCGCGGACGCGCTCCCCACGCTCCCCGGCGGCAGCCGGGTGACGTTCGAACCGGGCGGGCAGCTCGAACTGTCCGCCCCGCCGGACGTCCTGCCCGTCGCGATCGCGAAGCTCACCGCCGACGTCGGCGCCGTACGGCTCGCGCTCGCCCGGGCCGGGCTGCGACTGGGCGGCCGGGGCCTGGACACGCTCCGTCCGCCCCTGCGCCAGTTACGAGAGCCCCGGTACGAGGCGATGGCCGCCTTCCTCGGCCGCCCGCACGGCCTCACGATGATGTGCTCGACCGCGTCCGTCCAGATCAACCTGGACTTCGGCGACGATCCCCGGGTCCGCTGGGAACGCGCGCACGCGCTCGGCCCGGTGCTGGTGGCGGCCTTCGCCAACTCGCCCGCGGGCGGATGGGCCTCGGGCCGCCAGGCCGTGTGGGGCAGGCTCGACCCGAGCAGGACCGCGCCGGTCGCGCGCGGAGGCGATCCGGCGGACGACTGGGCGCGTTACCTCCTCGACGCCCGGCTCATGCTGATCCGGGGAGCCGGCGGCTTCGTGCCGGTCCTCGACGGCTCGGCGTTCCGGGACTTCGCCCGCGTGGCCGGGCGTCCCCCCGGCGAGGACGACCTCGCCTACCACGCCACCACGCTCTTTCCGCCCGTGCGCCCCCGGGGCTGGCTGGAGGTGCGCTACCTCGACGCGCAGGGGGCCGCCGAGTGGCCCGTGTGCGTGGCCGTCGTCCACGCGCTCGTCACCGACGACAGGGCCGCCGGCGCCGCGCTCGAAGCGGCCCGGCCGGTCGCGCACCGGTGGGCGGACGCCGCCCGGCTCGGTCTCGCCGACCCCGAGCTGCGCCGGTCCGCCTCCGCCTGCTTCCGCGCCGCCGCCGAGGCCCTGCCCCGCCTCGGGGCCGGGCCCCGGCTGGTCGCCCGGGTCCGTGCGTTCGCCTCCCGGCACATCGAATCCGGCCGATCGCCGGCCGCCGACCAGATGGAGGAGATGTACGCGTGA
- a CDS encoding sensor histidine kinase, whose amino-acid sequence MLHRRPPTLVDWLVAVAVGLFAIAEEIGGRSMGPSREDLPVWIAAGAVTAAGVLFRRRVPFAILCVYSAVNVLLFVLAPQMAAAWQFYTELVLLFTLLSEVRPGSVKAVTGMVAGGAYVVSMLAASSPPAGPGDVAVAVVMSAIAAGAGLAVRRHRVIAAQAAERGELLAREAVSEERARIARELHDIVAHSVSVMTMQTGGVRLMLREDQERERQVLASVEETGRGAVDELRRMLGLLRGPQADAGPQAGLDRLDDLLDQVRAAGLEVALEVRGDPVPLPAGLDLSAYRIVQEALTNALKHAGPTRAVVTVDYRPGELHLEVVDHGPRRGRTRARGPRQQSGPEGGHGLIGMRERAALFHGTLTAGPLASGGFGVRAVLPL is encoded by the coding sequence ATGCTGCACCGCCGTCCCCCCACGCTCGTCGATTGGCTCGTCGCGGTGGCCGTGGGCCTGTTCGCGATCGCCGAGGAGATCGGCGGGCGCTCCATGGGCCCCTCCCGCGAGGATCTCCCCGTCTGGATCGCCGCCGGGGCCGTCACCGCCGCCGGCGTGCTGTTCCGGCGCCGCGTCCCCTTCGCGATCCTGTGCGTCTACTCCGCCGTCAACGTCCTGCTGTTCGTCCTCGCCCCCCAGATGGCGGCGGCCTGGCAGTTCTACACCGAGCTCGTGCTGCTGTTCACCCTGCTGTCGGAGGTACGGCCGGGCAGTGTGAAGGCCGTGACCGGCATGGTCGCGGGCGGCGCGTACGTCGTCTCCATGCTGGCGGCCTCGTCTCCCCCGGCCGGGCCGGGCGACGTCGCCGTGGCGGTGGTGATGTCCGCGATCGCGGCCGGAGCCGGCCTGGCCGTGCGGCGGCACCGCGTGATCGCCGCGCAGGCCGCCGAGCGCGGCGAGCTGCTGGCCCGCGAGGCGGTGTCGGAGGAGCGCGCCCGCATCGCCCGCGAACTGCACGACATCGTCGCCCACAGCGTCAGCGTGATGACCATGCAGACCGGCGGCGTACGGCTCATGCTGCGCGAGGACCAGGAACGCGAGCGGCAGGTGCTCGCGTCGGTCGAGGAGACGGGCCGCGGCGCGGTGGACGAGCTGCGCCGGATGCTCGGCCTGCTGCGCGGGCCGCAGGCGGACGCGGGTCCCCAGGCCGGCCTCGACCGGCTGGACGACCTGCTCGACCAGGTCAGGGCGGCGGGGCTCGAGGTGGCCCTGGAAGTGCGGGGTGACCCGGTGCCGCTGCCCGCCGGTCTCGACCTCTCGGCCTACCGCATCGTGCAGGAGGCGCTGACCAACGCGCTCAAGCACGCCGGCCCGACCCGGGCGGTGGTCACGGTGGACTACCGCCCCGGGGAGCTGCACCTGGAGGTCGTCGACCACGGCCCGCGCCGGGGCAGGACGCGGGCGCGCGGCCCCAGGCAGCAAAGCGGGCCGGAGGGCGGGCACGGGCTGATCGGCATGCGGGAACGGGCCGCGCTCTTCCACGGCACGCTCACCGCGGGACCGCTCGCCTCGGGCGGCTTCGGCGTCCGGGCGGTGCTGCCCCTGTGA
- a CDS encoding response regulator transcription factor, translating to MSRIGILIADDQAMIRAGLRLVIGTQPDLAVLDEASDGERAVELARSLRPDVVLLDIAMPRLDGLEAARRILSAPEPPRVIMLTTYDTDENLDHALHAGVSGFLLKVSPPEHLFAAIRSAARGELLLDPAVTGRVVDAYRRTQPVTPPPETGLTPREEQVLRLVAQGLSNGEIAGTLSISEATVSTHMNRLLAKLGLRDRAQAVRYAYESGVVRPGDPSP from the coding sequence GTGAGCCGGATCGGCATTCTCATCGCCGACGACCAGGCGATGATCCGGGCCGGGCTGCGCCTGGTCATCGGCACCCAGCCGGATCTCGCCGTGCTGGACGAGGCGTCCGACGGCGAACGCGCCGTGGAGCTGGCCCGGAGCCTGCGGCCCGACGTCGTGCTCCTCGACATCGCGATGCCACGCCTCGACGGCCTGGAGGCGGCCCGGCGGATCCTGTCCGCGCCCGAGCCGCCGCGTGTGATCATGCTGACGACCTACGACACCGACGAGAACCTCGACCACGCCCTGCACGCCGGGGTCAGCGGCTTCCTGCTCAAGGTCTCGCCGCCCGAGCACCTGTTCGCGGCGATCCGCAGCGCCGCCCGCGGCGAACTGCTGCTCGACCCCGCCGTCACGGGCAGGGTCGTGGACGCCTACCGCCGCACGCAACCCGTTACGCCACCGCCGGAGACCGGGCTGACGCCGCGGGAGGAGCAGGTGCTGCGCCTGGTCGCGCAGGGGCTGTCGAACGGCGAGATCGCGGGCACGCTGTCGATCAGCGAGGCGACGGTGAGCACGCACATGAACCGCCTGCTGGCCAAGCTCGGCCTGCGCGACCGTGCCCAGGCCGTCCGGTACGCCTACGAGTCGGGTGTCGTCCGCCCAGGAGACCCCTCCCCGTGA
- the dapD gene encoding 2,3,4,5-tetrahydropyridine-2,6-dicarboxylate N-succinyltransferase: protein MTAIDSTTSGAYGIGLATIAADGTVLDTWFPFPALGEPPAVGTEPIAGEDLGEGMADLVGPDPARGVEVVAVRTGIADLSAPPADAHDVYLRLHLLSHRLVRPRSINLDGIFGLLANVVWTNHGPCKVEGFEEVRLRLRARGPVTVYGVDKFPRMVDYVLPSGVRVADADRVRLGAHLASGTTVMHEGFVNYNAGTLGASMVEGRISAGVVVGDGSDVGGGASIMGTLSGGGKEVISIGERCLLGANAGVGISLGDDCVVEAGLYVTAGTKVTLPDGTVVKARELSGKSGLLLRRNSTTGAVEAVSRDSRGIELNAALHAND from the coding sequence ATGACAGCTATCGACTCCACCACCTCGGGTGCGTACGGGATCGGCCTCGCCACGATCGCCGCGGACGGCACCGTGCTGGACACCTGGTTCCCCTTCCCGGCGCTGGGCGAGCCCCCGGCCGTGGGCACCGAGCCGATCGCGGGCGAGGACCTCGGCGAGGGCATGGCGGACCTGGTCGGCCCCGACCCCGCCCGGGGCGTCGAGGTCGTGGCCGTGCGCACCGGCATCGCCGACCTGTCGGCCCCGCCGGCCGACGCGCACGACGTGTACCTGCGCCTGCACCTGCTGTCCCACCGTCTGGTCCGGCCCCGTTCGATCAACCTCGACGGGATCTTCGGGCTGCTCGCCAACGTGGTGTGGACCAACCACGGCCCGTGCAAGGTTGAGGGCTTCGAGGAGGTGCGGCTGCGCCTGCGGGCCCGGGGCCCGGTGACCGTCTACGGCGTGGACAAGTTCCCCCGGATGGTCGACTACGTGCTGCCCTCCGGCGTGCGGGTCGCCGACGCCGACCGCGTACGGCTCGGCGCCCACCTGGCGAGCGGCACCACCGTCATGCACGAGGGCTTCGTCAACTACAACGCCGGCACGCTCGGCGCCTCGATGGTGGAGGGCCGCATCTCCGCCGGGGTCGTCGTGGGCGACGGGTCCGACGTCGGCGGCGGTGCCTCGATCATGGGCACGCTGTCCGGCGGCGGCAAGGAGGTCATCTCGATCGGCGAGCGCTGCCTGCTCGGGGCCAACGCCGGCGTGGGCATCTCGCTGGGCGACGACTGCGTGGTGGAGGCCGGGCTGTACGTCACGGCGGGCACCAAGGTCACGCTGCCGGACGGGACGGTCGTCAAGGCCAGGGAGCTGTCGGGCAAGTCGGGTCTGCTGCTGCGCCGCAACTCGACGACCGGCGCGGTCGAGGCGGTGTCCCGCGACAGCAGGGGCATCGAGCTCAACGCGGCGCTACACGCCAACGACTAG